The sequence GTGAGGTCGTCCTGGAAGTTGAAGGTGGCTTCGCCGTAGGTGCTCGAGGTTGCGATGGTTTCGCCGGTTTTCGTGCTCCTGAGCTTGGCGGTTCCGGTGACGCGCAGCCGGTAGATGTCGGGGGTGGTGCGCAGCTCCGACTGGTAGGCGATCGGGCTTGCCCGGTATCCGGTGAGGCTGATTTCCATAACGGCATCGGCGTTTTCGGGGTCGTTGACCAGTTTCATGCGGCCGTCGAACTGGATGCGCTCGCGCATGGCGCGGGTGACCTGCAGCTCGATGGCGGGTTCGGTGGTGCGGTTGAGGACGGGGGCCATGGCCACCGTTTCGATCCCCTCCGGGCTTCCGCCCCCCAGCCGGTAGCCCATGCAGCCGGCCAGCAGGAGGAGGGCCACCATTCCGTTCAGTAGATAGAGTCTTTTCTTCATATGCAGCGTCCAATCAAGGCGCGAAACTTTCCCAGAAAAATCGAAATTGTCAAAGCTTGATTCCCCAAGCCCGCCTGCTTACTGTGAT is a genomic window of Pontiella desulfatans containing:
- the lptE gene encoding LPS assembly lipoprotein LptE, whose translation is MKKRLYLLNGMVALLLLAGCMGYRLGGGSPEGIETVAMAPVLNRTTEPAIELQVTRAMRERIQFDGRMKLVNDPENADAVMEISLTGYRASPIAYQSELRTTPDIYRLRVTGTAKLRSTKTGETIATSSTYGEATFNFQDDLTSSKRDALPGAAAEIAKFMLDDLIEQW